One stretch of bacterium DNA includes these proteins:
- the plsY gene encoding glycerol-3-phosphate 1-O-acyltransferase PlsY, producing the protein MPGRAHSTILAAMDVFLASVLIGYVCGSIPTAVWVTRRVGGFDIRKRGSGNAGATNVARVVGVHWGILVGVIDILKGFLPVLLLSGAAGAGFGISAANAGLLIGIAAILGHMFPLFAGFKGGKGVLTALGVFGALLPLEAGLGALVWVIVFATTRIVSLGSIVACLAFVAAVLSRRYLFDAPHPTTVVVAVLLVTALVIYMHRSNIVRLLRGEEKKFGAPR; encoded by the coding sequence TTGCCCGGCCGGGCGCATTCCACCATTCTGGCGGCGATGGATGTCTTCCTTGCCAGTGTACTGATCGGCTATGTGTGCGGATCCATCCCGACCGCCGTCTGGGTGACACGTCGTGTCGGCGGCTTTGACATCCGCAAACGGGGCTCCGGCAACGCCGGCGCGACCAATGTCGCCCGTGTGGTCGGGGTGCATTGGGGCATCCTGGTCGGTGTCATCGACATCCTCAAGGGTTTCCTGCCAGTCCTGCTTTTGAGCGGCGCGGCCGGCGCCGGATTCGGCATCAGCGCCGCCAACGCCGGACTGCTGATCGGAATCGCCGCGATTCTCGGCCACATGTTTCCGCTTTTTGCCGGATTCAAGGGCGGCAAGGGCGTGCTGACCGCGCTCGGCGTCTTCGGCGCGCTCCTGCCGTTGGAAGCCGGCCTGGGCGCCTTGGTCTGGGTGATCGTCTTTGCGACAACACGGATTGTCTCGCTGGGTTCGATTGTCGCCTGCCTCGCGTTTGTCGCGGCGGTCCTGAGCCGACGGTATCTATTCGATGCGCCGCATCCGACCACCGTGGTCGTCGCGGTCCTGCTCGTGACGGCCCTGGTGATCTACATGCACCGGTCAAACATCGTCCGCCTCCTGCGCGGGGAAGAGAAGAAATTCGGCGCCCCCCGTTAG
- a CDS encoding NAD(P)H-dependent glycerol-3-phosphate dehydrogenase, producing MSDRRTIAVLGAGSWGMAIARHLDRQGHAVRLWEFDPRAAAALAATRLLPTKLPGIRLPEAVAVTSDLPAAVTGVDAIVFVTPSTALRATAARVAERGSGDVLIVSLAKGIDVQTGERMTEILADELGRRDAVALVGPSHAEEVARDVPTALVAACADSEKAVATQTLFNSEFLRVYTSDDPIGVELGAALKNIVAIAAGIVDGLGFESTDNIKGALLTRGLAEITRLGVRMGARPETFAGLSGVGDLVTTCLSRHSRNRHVGEEIGRGKRLDDVLAGMTMVAEGVTTTRAALRLAAQHNVDMPIARAVGAVLFAGMPPAAALAQLMTRPAQPEIRR from the coding sequence ATGAGTGATCGTCGCACGATCGCCGTGCTGGGCGCGGGCAGTTGGGGCATGGCCATCGCCCGCCATCTCGACCGGCAGGGGCATGCGGTGCGTCTCTGGGAATTCGACCCCCGGGCGGCCGCGGCATTGGCGGCGACGCGTCTTCTGCCGACGAAACTGCCCGGGATCCGCTTGCCGGAGGCGGTCGCGGTCACCAGCGATCTGCCCGCGGCGGTCACCGGCGTCGATGCGATTGTCTTCGTGACCCCCTCCACCGCGCTGCGCGCCACCGCGGCGCGTGTGGCGGAGAGAGGGAGCGGCGACGTGCTCATCGTCAGTCTGGCCAAGGGAATCGACGTGCAGACCGGCGAGCGGATGACGGAGATCCTCGCCGACGAGCTGGGGCGCCGGGATGCGGTGGCCTTGGTGGGCCCCTCGCACGCCGAAGAGGTGGCGCGCGATGTGCCGACCGCGCTGGTGGCCGCCTGCGCCGATTCCGAAAAGGCGGTGGCGACGCAGACGCTGTTCAATTCCGAGTTTCTGCGCGTCTACACCAGCGATGATCCGATCGGCGTCGAGCTAGGCGCGGCTTTGAAGAACATTGTTGCGATCGCCGCCGGCATTGTCGACGGCCTCGGTTTTGAATCAACCGACAACATCAAGGGCGCGCTGTTGACGCGCGGTTTGGCGGAGATCACGCGTCTGGGAGTCCGCATGGGCGCGCGCCCCGAGACCTTCGCCGGACTCTCCGGCGTCGGCGATCTGGTGACCACCTGCCTGTCGCGTCACTCGCGCAACCGCCACGTCGGCGAAGAGATCGGACGCGGTAAACGGTTAGATGACGTGCTGGCCGGAATGACGATGGTCGCCGAGGGCGTAACCACCACCCGCGCGGCGCTGCGACTGGCGGCGCAACACAATGTCGACATGCCGATTGCGCGGGCGGTCGGCGCGGTGCTCTTCGCTGGGATGCCCCCGGCCGCGGCGCTGGCGCAACTGATGACACGTCCCGCCCAGCCGGAGATACGCCGATAG